One Prevotella melaninogenica DNA window includes the following coding sequences:
- the ileS gene encoding isoleucine--tRNA ligase, with protein MAKKFAEHKGLDLVSTNQEVLKEWEKKDIFLKSIDERKGEPQFIFFEGPPSANGHPGIHHVLARAIKDTFNRYKTMQGFQVHRKAGWDTHGLPVELGVEKELGITKKDIDNHASDKYISTEEYNHKCRENVMKFTAEWKQLTEEMGYFVDMEHPYITYDNKYIETLWWLLKQLYNKGLLYKGYTIQPYSPGAGTGLSSHELNQPGCYRDVKDTTVTAQFAIPTEDWKALAEKANLPKETWGKPCFVAWTTTPWTLPSNVALCVGPKIEYVIVETYNPYDAEKLTLVMAASRVAAYLKSEGEITDGGELPAYDRGDKYVPYRIVGRVMGTELEGLHYQQLMPWVKPVEQTGDFAPKFVNDYAAAHPEKVFTSEDGRDKFVEMESEAFRIILGDYVTTDDGTGIVHIAPTFGADDAKVAKDANIPALYLISKKGQTRPMVDLQGKYFTIDELDQNFVKACVNEKAYGHHAGDYVKNSYDPRFNPDGVWDKKASEKKEDLNIIICMEMKQEGTAFNIQKHVHNYPHCWRTDKPILYYPLDSWFIKDTAKKERMVELNKTIRWQPESTGTGRFGNWLENLNDWNLSRSRFWGTPLPIWRDENRGEKCIGSVEELYNEIEKSVAAGIMEKNPLKEAGFVVGDFSQENYDKIDLHRPYVDDIVLVNDEGKPMHRESDLIDVWFDSGSMPYAQLHYPFEGEINAEGLKATGKTEAEYRDQLVHSCYEGIAVPPAFFPADFINEGVDQTRGWFFTLHAIATMVFDSVAFKNVISTGLVLDAKGNKMSKHVGNVTNPFEMMNKYGADPVRFYMMTNSEPWDNLKFDPEGVDECRRKFFGTLYNTYSFFALYANVDGYDATTCEAVKAEAPEIDRWIISKLNSLIKGVTAELEDFDPTRAGRLIDSFVNNDLSNWYVRLNRKRFWGKEMSADKKSAYDTLYTCLMTVARLLAPFAPFYADQLHSDLGGKSESIHLDRWPVADESVIDADLEARMDMAQRITSMVLALRRKVNIKVRQPLAQIMVPAIDATQKKHIEAVADLIKHEVNVKDLTFVEGQGILVKKVKCNFRVMGKKFGKLMKQVAAQMDALSQEEIAALEAAGEFNFELEGQPIKVEAADVEIISEDIPGWLVSNEGNLTVALEVELTEELRREGMARELINRIQNLRKETGLEITDRISVIIEPQAEAAAAVESFGELIKAQVLANDITLAENNGTNVEFDEFNLHIEIKKN; from the coding sequence ATGGCAAAGAAATTCGCCGAGCACAAGGGACTTGACCTTGTTAGCACAAATCAGGAAGTATTGAAAGAGTGGGAGAAGAAAGATATCTTCCTCAAGAGTATTGATGAGCGTAAGGGCGAACCACAGTTCATCTTCTTCGAGGGACCTCCATCAGCTAATGGACATCCTGGTATTCACCACGTATTGGCACGCGCAATTAAGGATACTTTCAACCGCTACAAGACTATGCAAGGTTTCCAAGTGCATCGCAAGGCGGGTTGGGATACTCATGGATTGCCTGTAGAGTTGGGTGTAGAAAAAGAGTTGGGTATCACAAAGAAAGATATCGACAATCACGCATCAGACAAATATATCTCAACAGAGGAATACAATCATAAGTGTCGTGAGAATGTAATGAAGTTTACTGCTGAATGGAAGCAGTTGACAGAGGAGATGGGCTATTTTGTTGATATGGAGCATCCATACATTACTTACGATAATAAATATATTGAGACACTGTGGTGGCTTCTCAAGCAACTCTATAACAAGGGTTTGCTGTATAAGGGCTATACCATTCAGCCTTATTCACCAGGTGCAGGTACAGGTTTGTCAAGTCATGAGTTGAACCAGCCTGGTTGCTATCGTGATGTAAAGGACACTACCGTCACAGCACAGTTTGCTATCCCTACAGAAGACTGGAAAGCATTGGCAGAAAAGGCTAATTTACCTAAGGAGACATGGGGTAAGCCTTGCTTTGTTGCATGGACAACAACCCCTTGGACATTGCCTTCAAACGTTGCACTTTGTGTTGGTCCAAAGATTGAATACGTTATTGTTGAGACCTATAACCCATACGATGCCGAGAAGTTGACACTCGTTATGGCTGCAAGTCGTGTAGCTGCCTATCTGAAGTCAGAAGGTGAGATTACCGATGGTGGCGAATTACCAGCCTACGATCGTGGTGACAAGTATGTTCCTTATCGTATCGTAGGTCGTGTGATGGGTACAGAACTTGAAGGCTTACACTATCAGCAGTTGATGCCTTGGGTAAAGCCTGTTGAGCAGACAGGTGACTTTGCACCAAAGTTTGTGAACGACTATGCTGCAGCTCACCCTGAGAAGGTGTTTACAAGCGAAGATGGTCGTGATAAGTTTGTGGAGATGGAGAGCGAGGCTTTCCGTATCATCCTTGGTGATTACGTCACAACAGATGATGGTACTGGTATTGTACACATTGCTCCTACCTTCGGTGCGGACGATGCTAAGGTGGCAAAGGATGCAAATATCCCAGCACTTTATCTGATTTCAAAGAAGGGACAGACTCGTCCAATGGTTGACTTGCAGGGTAAATACTTTACTATCGACGAGTTAGACCAGAACTTCGTTAAGGCTTGTGTAAATGAGAAAGCATATGGTCACCACGCAGGCGACTATGTAAAGAACTCATACGACCCACGTTTCAACCCTGATGGCGTATGGGATAAGAAGGCTTCAGAGAAGAAAGAAGACCTGAACATCATTATCTGTATGGAGATGAAGCAGGAAGGTACAGCTTTCAATATTCAGAAGCACGTACACAACTATCCTCACTGCTGGCGTACAGACAAGCCTATCCTCTACTACCCTCTCGATAGCTGGTTTATCAAGGACACTGCTAAGAAGGAACGCATGGTAGAGTTAAACAAGACTATCCGTTGGCAACCAGAATCAACTGGTACTGGTCGATTTGGCAACTGGCTTGAGAACTTGAATGACTGGAACCTCAGCCGTTCTCGTTTCTGGGGAACTCCATTGCCTATCTGGCGTGATGAAAACCGTGGCGAGAAGTGTATTGGTTCTGTAGAGGAACTTTACAACGAGATTGAAAAGTCTGTTGCTGCGGGTATTATGGAGAAGAATCCACTGAAAGAGGCGGGCTTCGTTGTTGGTGATTTCAGCCAAGAGAACTATGATAAGATTGATCTTCACCGTCCATACGTTGACGATATCGTCCTCGTAAATGATGAAGGAAAGCCAATGCATCGCGAATCAGACCTCATTGACGTTTGGTTCGATAGTGGTTCTATGCCATATGCGCAGCTCCATTATCCATTTGAGGGTGAGATTAATGCTGAAGGCTTGAAGGCTACGGGTAAGACTGAGGCTGAATATCGTGACCAGTTGGTACACTCATGCTATGAGGGTATAGCTGTTCCACCAGCATTCTTCCCAGCAGACTTCATTAACGAGGGTGTTGACCAGACTCGTGGTTGGTTCTTCACACTCCATGCAATAGCAACAATGGTGTTTGACTCAGTTGCCTTTAAGAACGTGATTTCAACAGGTCTTGTGCTCGATGCAAAGGGTAACAAGATGAGTAAGCACGTGGGTAACGTTACCAACCCATTTGAGATGATGAATAAGTATGGTGCTGACCCTGTACGTTTCTATATGATGACGAACAGCGAACCATGGGATAACTTGAAGTTCGACCCAGAAGGTGTTGACGAGTGTCGCCGTAAGTTCTTCGGTACCTTATATAATACGTATAGTTTCTTTGCTCTTTATGCAAATGTTGATGGCTATGATGCTACGACATGTGAGGCGGTGAAAGCTGAGGCACCAGAGATTGACCGTTGGATTATCTCTAAACTTAACTCACTCATCAAGGGTGTAACTGCTGAGTTAGAGGATTTCGACCCAACACGTGCAGGTCGCCTTATCGACTCATTTGTGAACAACGACCTTAGTAACTGGTACGTTCGTCTGAACCGTAAACGTTTCTGGGGTAAAGAAATGAGTGCTGACAAGAAGAGTGCATACGACACATTGTACACTTGTTTGATGACCGTTGCACGTCTCTTGGCTCCATTTGCTCCATTCTATGCTGACCAACTCCATTCAGACTTAGGTGGTAAATCAGAAAGCATCCACTTGGATCGCTGGCCAGTAGCAGACGAGTCTGTTATTGATGCAGACCTTGAGGCACGCATGGATATGGCACAGCGCATCACATCAATGGTTCTCGCGCTGCGTCGTAAGGTGAATATTAAGGTTCGTCAGCCATTGGCACAGATTATGGTTCCTGCTATCGATGCAACTCAGAAGAAACACATCGAAGCTGTAGCAGACCTTATCAAGCACGAGGTGAACGTTAAAGACCTTACTTTCGTTGAGGGTCAGGGCATCCTTGTTAAGAAAGTGAAGTGTAACTTCCGTGTCATGGGTAAGAAGTTCGGTAAGCTAATGAAGCAGGTTGCAGCCCAAATGGATGCTCTTTCACAGGAAGAGATTGCTGCATTGGAAGCTGCAGGCGAATTCAACTTCGAGTTAGAAGGTCAGCCAATCAAGGTAGAGGCTGCAGATGTTGAAATCATCTCAGAAGATATCCCAGGCTGGTTGGTAAGCAACGAGGGTAACTTGACCGTTGCACTTGAAGTTGAACTGACAGAAGAACTCCGTCGTGAGGGTATGGCACGTGAGTTAATCAATCGTATCCAGAACCTCCGTAAGGAGACTGGTCTTGAGATTACCGACCGCATCTCTGTCATTATTGAGCCACAAGCAGAGGCAGCAGCAGCTGTAGAGTCATTCGGCGAACTGATTAAAGCACAGGTTCTCGCTAATGACATTACACTTGCAGAGAACAATGGAACAAATGTTGAGTTTGACGAATTCAACCTCCATATAGAAATCAAAAAGAACTAA
- a CDS encoding lipoprotein signal peptidase translates to MSKQKKQSLIATLLIILLIVIDQIIKVVVKLNMNLGESIHIFDWFQIQFIENNGMAWGMELGSKLFLSVFRIVAIGFLIWYISNRIKHGARMAYIVVLSMITAGAAGNIFDSLFYGQLFTASTPYYIEGATPATLVSWGEGYAPVLMGKVVDMFYFPLFHGTFPDWFPLWGGESFTFFSPIFNFADSCISVGVITIILAFRKDFNGWVPAKDKKVADKENITDNQ, encoded by the coding sequence ATGAGTAAACAGAAAAAACAAAGCTTGATAGCCACCTTGCTAATTATTCTATTGATTGTGATAGACCAGATTATCAAGGTTGTTGTCAAGCTTAATATGAATTTAGGCGAATCTATCCATATCTTCGATTGGTTCCAGATACAATTTATCGAGAACAATGGTATGGCATGGGGTATGGAATTAGGAAGCAAACTCTTCCTTAGCGTCTTCCGTATCGTTGCCATTGGCTTCCTTATTTGGTACATTTCTAATCGTATCAAACACGGAGCAAGAATGGCTTATATCGTTGTCTTGTCTATGATAACTGCGGGTGCTGCGGGTAATATCTTTGATTCTCTCTTCTATGGTCAGCTCTTTACTGCCTCTACACCCTATTACATAGAAGGAGCCACACCAGCTACCCTCGTCTCGTGGGGAGAAGGCTATGCGCCTGTACTGATGGGTAAGGTGGTAGATATGTTCTATTTCCCACTCTTCCACGGCACATTCCCAGACTGGTTCCCACTCTGGGGTGGAGAGTCATTCACCTTCTTCTCACCAATATTCAACTTTGCAGACTCCTGCATCTCTGTAGGTGTCATCACGATTATCCTTGCTTTTCGAAAGGATTTCAATGGTTGGGTACCAGCTAAGGACAAGAAGGTTGCTGATAAAGAAAACATTACTGATAATCAGTAG
- a CDS encoding RloB family protein — MRKRKSFERQEGIKSGRLVVIAAEGKDTENIYFEEMKASMHAPGVHVEVLRRGTNESSPEEVYRQIQGFVTEYDIDEDDQLWAVVDRDKWTEKMLSEVAMKCSQNRFFNFCVSNPCFELWLILHLEDVERYSEEDWNDLSENKKTSRNGDTWTKKKLRSLMGSYRESKYEAATLLPNIENAIARASKLDIKPDDRWPQTMGTRVYLLVNSILAKDQQ, encoded by the coding sequence ATGAGAAAACGCAAGAGTTTTGAACGTCAGGAAGGTATCAAATCAGGCCGCCTGGTAGTCATTGCTGCAGAGGGTAAGGATACTGAAAACATCTACTTTGAAGAGATGAAAGCCTCTATGCATGCCCCTGGTGTACATGTAGAGGTATTGCGTAGAGGTACGAATGAGTCCAGTCCAGAAGAGGTATATCGACAGATACAAGGCTTTGTTACAGAATATGATATTGATGAGGACGATCAGTTATGGGCTGTTGTTGATAGAGACAAGTGGACGGAGAAAATGCTGTCTGAGGTTGCTATGAAATGCTCTCAGAACAGATTTTTTAATTTCTGTGTCAGTAACCCTTGTTTTGAACTATGGCTAATTCTGCACCTTGAGGATGTGGAACGCTATTCAGAAGAAGACTGGAATGATCTGTCAGAGAACAAGAAGACAAGCCGGAATGGTGACACTTGGACCAAGAAGAAACTTCGTTCGCTCATGGGAAGCTATCGTGAATCGAAATACGAGGCCGCAACTCTACTCCCTAATATTGAAAATGCAATCGCAAGAGCAAGCAAACTGGACATCAAACCAGATGATAGATGGCCACAGACCATGGGTACCAGAGTCTATCTCCTTGTTAACAGTATCTTAGCTAAGGACCAACAATAA
- a CDS encoding dipeptidase, which produces MKKSFATLFFLTMITYANACTNLIATKGATTDGSVFVTYTADDYGMFTNLCHYPAGTHAKGDRREIIDYDTHESHGFIPEAPVTYNVIGNINEYQVSIGETTYGGREEMVDKSGIIDYGSLMYLGLQRSKTAREAIKVMTSLVETYGYNSGGETFTIADPNEVWLLEMQGCGGDKKQKVVWVAVRIPDGMISAHANQSRIGQFSTYNTEVITSKNCISFARSKGWFTGKDKDFNWKMTYAAPDFGGRRWCDARVWSYLNHFKDMSRWLPWALGKDPNAEDMPLWIAPDKKVDLPKMEACMRDHYEGTPLSLDKDIAQGIWDSPYRPTPLKFEVDGKQYFNERPISTQQTGFSYIAQLRSWLPREIGGILWFGNDDGNMVAYVPIYCSNTERAECFNTPGADAVTFSDKNAFWVCNWVSNMVYPRYSQLFPALKEVRDSLDNAFLAAQKGVEAKAEALYATDKAAAVKYLNDYSVQKSNEMITRWRQLAIHLIVKFNDMAIKPEKDGKFLRTSTGLGERVQRPGYSDYFKRELVKQTGDKYAIPNK; this is translated from the coding sequence ATGAAGAAATCATTTGCAACACTATTCTTCCTTACAATGATTACGTATGCTAATGCGTGTACAAACCTCATTGCTACAAAGGGAGCAACAACAGACGGTTCTGTCTTTGTTACTTACACCGCTGATGATTACGGCATGTTTACTAACCTATGTCATTACCCAGCAGGCACACACGCAAAAGGTGACCGCCGTGAGATTATTGACTATGACACTCACGAGAGCCATGGTTTTATTCCAGAGGCTCCTGTAACATACAATGTCATTGGAAATATCAATGAGTATCAGGTAAGTATTGGTGAAACAACCTATGGTGGCCGTGAAGAAATGGTTGACAAGAGTGGTATTATCGATTATGGTTCATTGATGTATCTTGGCTTGCAACGTAGTAAGACTGCACGCGAGGCTATCAAAGTTATGACCTCACTCGTTGAGACTTATGGTTATAACTCTGGTGGTGAGACATTCACTATTGCTGACCCTAACGAGGTATGGTTGCTCGAGATGCAGGGTTGTGGTGGCGACAAGAAGCAGAAGGTTGTGTGGGTTGCTGTACGCATCCCTGATGGTATGATTTCTGCCCATGCAAACCAGAGCCGCATCGGTCAATTCTCAACTTACAATACAGAGGTCATCACTTCTAAAAACTGCATCAGTTTTGCACGTTCAAAAGGCTGGTTCACTGGCAAAGATAAGGACTTCAACTGGAAGATGACCTATGCAGCACCTGACTTCGGTGGCCGTCGTTGGTGCGATGCTCGTGTATGGAGCTATCTAAATCATTTCAAAGACATGTCACGTTGGTTGCCATGGGCGTTGGGTAAAGACCCTAACGCAGAGGATATGCCACTTTGGATTGCACCTGACAAGAAGGTCGACTTACCTAAGATGGAAGCTTGTATGCGCGACCACTATGAGGGCACTCCTCTGTCACTCGATAAGGACATAGCACAGGGTATATGGGATTCTCCTTACCGCCCTACCCCATTAAAGTTTGAGGTAGATGGCAAGCAGTACTTCAACGAACGCCCTATCTCAACCCAGCAGACAGGTTTCTCTTACATTGCACAGCTCCGTTCATGGTTGCCACGCGAGATTGGTGGTATCCTTTGGTTCGGTAACGATGATGGTAATATGGTTGCTTATGTACCAATCTATTGCAGCAATACAGAGCGTGCAGAGTGCTTCAACACACCAGGAGCTGATGCAGTAACCTTCTCTGATAAGAATGCTTTCTGGGTATGCAACTGGGTTAGCAACATGGTTTACCCTCGCTACTCTCAGCTCTTCCCTGCATTGAAAGAGGTGCGCGACTCACTTGACAACGCATTCCTCGCAGCACAAAAGGGTGTGGAGGCGAAGGCAGAAGCACTCTATGCCACCGACAAGGCAGCTGCTGTGAAGTATCTCAACGACTACTCTGTTCAGAAGAGCAACGAAATGATTACACGTTGGCGCCAGCTGGCTATTCATCTGATTGTGAAGTTCAACGATATGGCTATCAAGCCTGAGAAGGATGGCAAGTTCCTCCGCACTTCAACAGGTCTTGGAGAGCGTGTTCAGCGTCCAGGTTACAGCGACTACTTTAAGCGTGAGCTGGTAAAACAGACTGGTGACAAGTATGCTATACCTAACAAGTAA
- a CDS encoding GLPGLI family protein encodes MNRIMKTFSMITLTLLFICFSLTLHAQEKQGRVMRPNSRGIGKCSVIGQAQIKVIYALNANDINDEHTYLDSQVLLIGKGLSKLYSRFLELNDSIRDDFIKQNPNANSMPRIFFSGGRNSQYWSEYQFTDIYSANGIYTCYATMPWAMERYNAFYTEPMYQQHWTLSDEQLSILGYDCQKATCQWRGRTFEAWFTTKIPTRLGPWIFGGLPGLILKIYDKDHLYTWEAVEIKSGNFPIIKSEYKGFVKDTREHIYKLQVAANRDHLRTAGARDYQTGQLKSKPHPYEPLEKE; translated from the coding sequence ATGAATAGAATTATGAAAACATTTTCGATGATAACCTTAACATTGCTATTTATTTGTTTTTCATTAACATTGCATGCGCAAGAAAAGCAAGGACGTGTAATGCGCCCTAACAGTAGAGGTATAGGAAAATGTTCAGTGATTGGGCAAGCTCAAATTAAAGTTATATATGCTCTAAATGCTAATGATATTAACGATGAACATACTTATTTAGACTCTCAAGTGCTTCTAATAGGAAAAGGTTTGAGTAAGCTTTATAGCCGTTTCTTAGAACTAAACGATTCCATACGTGATGATTTCATTAAGCAAAATCCAAATGCGAATAGTATGCCGAGAATATTCTTTTCTGGTGGAAGGAACAGTCAGTATTGGAGCGAGTATCAATTTACTGACATTTACTCTGCTAATGGTATATACACTTGCTATGCTACGATGCCATGGGCTATGGAACGCTATAATGCTTTCTATACTGAGCCGATGTATCAACAACATTGGACGCTTTCTGATGAGCAGCTATCAATACTGGGGTATGATTGCCAAAAAGCAACTTGCCAATGGAGAGGTAGAACTTTTGAAGCATGGTTTACTACCAAAATTCCTACACGCCTCGGACCATGGATATTTGGTGGGCTACCTGGACTAATATTAAAGATATATGATAAAGATCATCTCTATACATGGGAAGCTGTTGAGATAAAATCTGGCAATTTCCCAATTATCAAAAGCGAATATAAAGGATTTGTTAAGGATACACGTGAACATATTTATAAATTACAAGTAGCCGCAAATCGAGATCACCTTAGGACTGCAGGAGCTCGCGACTATCAAACGGGACAATTAAAATCAAAGCCACACCCTTACGAGCCATTAGAAAAAGAATAG
- a CDS encoding M23 family metallopeptidase: MSLLLNILLSILPFGSPVHVPVQLAGNFGEPRPNHFHGGIDIKTEREVNLGVYSIADGYISSAIVEKYGYGRAILVTHPNGYTSCYVHLNRFTPQIEAAVRKWQYQHQQFACDVKFRPGEFPVKKGQFIALSGNTGSSQGPHIHLEMHKTTNGNLYDPLNFLKAIVKDKTAPAVYSFKSYPQPGEGVFQHSSDSRIFTFDKGHFQAWGKVGFGIRASDHMDSVYNNFGVRYTQLYCDGKLVFSSDVNNIPTSCHRMVNSWGDYDHFLSTKIWFMKSYIEPGNTLPILHAGANRGIINFNQQRDYHLRYVIKDVFGNQTIKEFTVRGEAEAIPIVHLPDGTSPLYYAKDNNFEAEGVRLNIQKGLLAKNGWLQLRHGNTSSALSMAYSFSKAAYPLFNYAQISIKPTGMIHNPKKLYVAMRNSLNADAPASYCGGTYANGWVTGRMRELASAYFLAYDETPPTITQLNLNPRNLSFKITDTGSGLQGYKAYLDGQFILLQFGKNKELFFCNLADTPVRPTGKERTLKIIATDNRDNKKEYLTKIKY; the protein is encoded by the coding sequence ATGAGCTTGTTATTAAATATTTTATTATCCATACTCCCTTTCGGTTCACCAGTTCACGTTCCAGTGCAATTGGCAGGCAACTTTGGAGAGCCTCGACCTAACCACTTCCACGGAGGTATTGATATCAAAACCGAACGTGAAGTAAATCTTGGCGTCTATTCAATTGCTGATGGCTATATTTCAAGTGCTATCGTTGAGAAATATGGCTATGGCCGTGCTATCTTAGTCACCCATCCCAATGGATATACCAGTTGTTATGTCCACCTCAATCGCTTCACACCACAGATTGAAGCCGCCGTACGTAAATGGCAATACCAGCATCAACAGTTTGCTTGCGACGTTAAATTCCGACCAGGAGAGTTCCCTGTAAAGAAAGGACAGTTCATCGCTCTTAGCGGTAATACAGGTTCATCACAAGGTCCACACATCCACTTAGAGATGCATAAGACTACAAATGGCAACCTTTACGACCCACTCAATTTCTTAAAGGCTATCGTTAAAGACAAGACCGCTCCTGCTGTTTATTCATTTAAGTCCTATCCTCAACCGGGAGAAGGAGTATTCCAACACAGTTCAGACTCACGTATCTTCACATTTGACAAAGGACATTTCCAAGCATGGGGAAAGGTGGGCTTTGGTATAAGAGCCAGTGATCACATGGACTCTGTATATAATAATTTTGGAGTAAGATACACACAGTTGTATTGTGATGGTAAATTGGTTTTCTCCTCTGATGTGAACAATATTCCTACAAGTTGCCACAGAATGGTTAATTCGTGGGGCGATTACGACCACTTCCTTTCTACAAAGATTTGGTTTATGAAGTCTTACATCGAACCCGGTAACACACTCCCTATCTTACATGCAGGAGCTAACAGGGGTATTATCAACTTCAACCAGCAACGTGACTACCACCTTCGTTACGTCATAAAAGACGTCTTTGGCAATCAAACAATAAAAGAATTCACTGTGAGGGGCGAGGCAGAAGCTATTCCAATAGTTCATCTTCCAGACGGCACAAGTCCACTCTATTATGCCAAAGATAATAATTTTGAGGCTGAGGGAGTACGACTGAACATCCAGAAGGGCTTACTTGCTAAGAACGGTTGGCTACAATTACGACACGGCAATACAAGCAGCGCGCTGTCTATGGCTTATAGTTTCTCTAAAGCAGCATATCCACTCTTCAATTATGCACAGATAAGTATTAAGCCAACTGGTATGATACATAATCCGAAGAAGTTATATGTTGCGATGCGTAACAGTTTGAACGCTGACGCCCCAGCATCCTATTGCGGTGGAACATATGCGAATGGTTGGGTTACAGGACGGATGCGTGAGTTAGCAAGCGCCTACTTCCTTGCTTACGATGAGACCCCACCAACGATTACACAGTTGAATCTCAACCCACGCAACCTCTCCTTTAAGATAACTGACACAGGCAGCGGTTTACAAGGTTACAAGGCTTACCTCGATGGGCAGTTTATTCTGTTGCAGTTCGGAAAGAACAAAGAACTATTCTTCTGTAACCTCGCAGACACCCCCGTTCGCCCTACAGGAAAGGAACGAACGTTGAAGATTATCGCAACCGACAACCGCGACAATAAGAAAGAATATCTGACTAAAATAAAGTATTAA
- a CDS encoding TraR/DksA family transcriptional regulator has translation METKKRYTDEELEEFRTIVNDKLAIAKSDYDETMKILMNQNTNDVNDTSPTYKALEEGSSNQTKEELVQMAQRQQKFIQSLQAALVRINNKTYGIDRITGELIPKERLRIVPHATLSVASKMANKNH, from the coding sequence ATGGAAACTAAGAAGCGTTATACCGATGAGGAGCTCGAGGAGTTCCGCACGATAGTAAATGACAAGTTGGCGATAGCCAAGTCTGACTACGATGAGACGATGAAGATTCTGATGAACCAGAATACAAATGACGTTAATGACACATCACCAACTTACAAGGCGTTGGAAGAAGGCAGTTCTAATCAGACTAAGGAAGAACTCGTACAGATGGCACAACGTCAGCAGAAGTTTATCCAATCTCTTCAGGCTGCACTTGTCAGAATCAATAATAAGACTTACGGCATTGACCGTATCACTGGAGAGCTTATTCCAAAGGAAAGACTGCGCATAGTACCACATGCAACACTGAGCGTAGCATCCAAGATGGCAAATAAAAATCACTAA
- a CDS encoding DUF4296 domain-containing protein, with product MRSKYLVRFFATLCWLLLAFFVVSCKPSIPSEYIQPSEMEDMLYDYHLSMAIANREGYTDVRQQAFKLAVMKKYDVSEEKFDKSLQYYMRHTEKLHDIYVELSKRLESEARAQGASESELAQYGDITSKGDTTDIWRGNRTLILSPYAPVDRESFEMKADTAFHKGDRLLLSFDSQFIIQDGMRDAIIMMAVTYSNDSIVTQYQHITSDSHNTMTIDAGDSLRIKNIRGYFLMLKGQQPTTTFKMLILNNIHLVRMHVRKQETTQPTDSLKESDPIRTIGGEPVSPPTDPNQPVGPPIRTPADAMKERGIPTKPDKL from the coding sequence ATGAGAAGTAAATATCTGGTTCGTTTCTTCGCCACTCTTTGTTGGTTACTGCTTGCATTCTTCGTTGTAAGCTGTAAACCTTCTATCCCTTCAGAGTATATCCAACCTTCAGAGATGGAGGATATGCTCTACGATTACCACCTCTCTATGGCAATAGCCAATCGTGAAGGCTATACAGATGTCAGACAACAAGCTTTTAAACTCGCTGTGATGAAGAAGTATGACGTATCGGAAGAGAAGTTCGATAAGTCTCTTCAATACTACATGCGACATACCGAGAAGCTACATGACATCTATGTTGAACTCAGCAAACGACTGGAAAGTGAGGCGCGTGCACAGGGTGCATCAGAGAGTGAGTTGGCTCAGTATGGTGATATTACTTCAAAGGGAGATACTACTGACATCTGGCGTGGTAACCGTACATTAATACTCTCTCCATATGCTCCCGTAGACCGTGAGTCCTTTGAAATGAAAGCAGACACAGCCTTCCACAAGGGCGACCGACTCCTCTTGAGTTTCGATTCACAGTTTATCATTCAAGATGGTATGCGTGATGCGATTATCATGATGGCTGTTACTTATTCAAATGATAGTATCGTCACACAGTACCAGCATATTACGTCAGACTCCCACAATACGATGACGATTGATGCTGGGGATTCTTTGCGCATCAAGAACATTCGTGGCTACTTCCTAATGTTGAAGGGACAACAGCCTACAACTACTTTCAAGATGCTTATCCTCAATAATATCCATCTTGTCCGTATGCATGTTCGAAAGCAGGAGACAACACAACCAACTGATTCTTTGAAAGAGTCCGACCCGATTAGAACGATTGGTGGTGAACCTGTCAGTCCTCCAACAGACCCTAACCAGCCTGTAGGACCACCAATAAGAACACCTGCTGACGCAATGAAAGAACGAGGAATACCTACCAAGCCCGATAAGTTATGA